A portion of the Pseudomonas synxantha BG33R genome contains these proteins:
- a CDS encoding MBL fold metallo-hydrolase yields MATISTRVDPAPAALQPAGQDQGHFTNDAPVQHGGFGKTLRIFWNMLFNKPRTTRPVGPIPVQPLTREQLLAAPDHTVFRLGHSTVLLKMRGKFWVTDPVFAERASPFSWAGPKRFHAPPISLEALPPLEAVILSHNHYDHLDREAVVQLADKTRYFLAPLGVGDTLVKWGVDANKVRQLDWWQGTEVDGIRFIATPAQHFSGRGLFDSNQTLWCSWVMIDDARRIFFSGDTGYFDGFKRIGEQYGPFDLTLMETGAYNVDWPHVHMQPEQTLQAHIDLKGRWLLPIHNGTFDLAFHAWHEPFDRIMALAWERNVSITTPAMGQAFRLNQPERGHAWWLEVETEGTQERLAS; encoded by the coding sequence ATGGCCACGATTTCAACCCGTGTCGACCCTGCGCCTGCAGCGCTCCAGCCTGCCGGGCAGGACCAGGGGCACTTCACCAATGACGCCCCGGTACAACACGGCGGTTTTGGCAAAACCTTGCGCATTTTCTGGAACATGTTGTTCAACAAACCACGCACTACGCGGCCAGTGGGACCGATTCCGGTGCAGCCATTGACCCGCGAGCAGTTGTTGGCGGCACCCGACCACACGGTGTTCCGCCTTGGGCATTCGACGGTACTGCTGAAGATGCGTGGTAAATTCTGGGTCACCGACCCGGTATTCGCCGAGCGCGCGTCACCGTTCAGTTGGGCAGGCCCCAAGCGTTTCCACGCCCCACCTATCAGCCTTGAAGCGTTGCCACCGCTGGAGGCGGTGATTCTTTCCCACAACCATTACGACCATCTTGATCGCGAGGCTGTGGTGCAACTGGCTGACAAGACACGCTACTTTTTGGCACCCCTGGGCGTGGGCGATACGTTGGTCAAATGGGGGGTCGACGCCAATAAAGTCCGTCAGCTGGATTGGTGGCAGGGCACGGAGGTCGATGGCATCCGTTTTATCGCCACCCCGGCACAGCACTTCTCCGGGCGTGGCCTGTTTGATAGCAACCAGACCCTGTGGTGTTCCTGGGTGATGATCGACGATGCGCGGCGCATCTTCTTCAGTGGCGACACTGGCTATTTCGATGGTTTCAAGCGCATTGGCGAGCAGTACGGCCCGTTTGACCTGACTTTGATGGAGACCGGCGCCTACAACGTCGATTGGCCCCATGTGCACATGCAACCGGAGCAAACCTTGCAGGCGCATATCGATCTCAAAGGGCGCTGGTTGTTGCCGATTCACAACGGCACCTTCGATCTGGCATTCCATGCCTGGCACGAACCCTTCGACCGCATCATGGCCCTGGCCTGGGAGCGCAATGTATCGATCACCACCCCGGCGATGGGGCAGGCGTTTCGCTTGAACCAGCCCGAGCGCGGCCATGCGTGGTGGTTGGAGGTGGAGACTGAGGGTACGCAGGAGCGCCTCGCCAGCTGA
- a CDS encoding TetR/AcrR family transcriptional regulator, translating into MTAPKRLTERKRDAIVAAAIAEFRENGFEVTSMDRVAATAGVSKRTVYNHFPSKEELFAEILSQLWASSVAQLDVNYASDQPLRDQLRKLLEAKMKMMSDANFLDLARVAIAATIHSPERAQDMVNRLSAREEGFTQWVRAAQEDGRLNCTDPAFAAHQIQSLLKAFAFWPQITLGQPTLDVAAQANVIESAIDLFLAGYEVRTPPLY; encoded by the coding sequence ATGACTGCCCCCAAGCGCCTCACCGAGCGTAAACGCGACGCCATCGTGGCGGCGGCGATTGCCGAATTTCGCGAGAACGGTTTCGAGGTCACCAGCATGGACAGAGTTGCCGCCACCGCCGGCGTTTCCAAGCGCACGGTGTACAACCACTTTCCCAGCAAGGAAGAGCTGTTCGCCGAGATCCTGAGCCAACTGTGGGCCAGTAGCGTTGCCCAACTGGACGTGAACTACGCCAGCGACCAGCCGCTGCGCGATCAACTGCGCAAGTTGCTGGAAGCAAAAATGAAGATGATGTCGGACGCCAACTTCCTCGACCTGGCGCGCGTGGCCATTGCTGCCACCATCCATTCGCCCGAACGTGCGCAAGATATGGTCAATCGCCTCAGCGCACGGGAAGAAGGTTTTACCCAATGGGTGCGCGCCGCCCAGGAAGACGGCCGCCTCAACTGTACCGATCCAGCTTTCGCGGCTCACCAGATCCAGAGCCTGCTCAAGGCCTTTGCCTTCTGGCCGCAAATCACGCTCGGCCAGCCCACCCTCGATGTGGCCGCCCAGGCCAACGTCATCGAATCTGCAATCGACCTGTTCCTCGCCGGCTACGAAGTGCGCACCCCACCCCTGTATTAG